The Oncorhynchus kisutch isolate 150728-3 unplaced genomic scaffold, Okis_V2 scaffold3649, whole genome shotgun sequence genome contains a region encoding:
- the LOC109885595 gene encoding lysophosphatidic acid receptor 2 isoform X1, with protein sequence MDKLTDDVPGCYYNRTVQFFYEHSGKNISAHWRPRDYVVVSLGMGVSVIVILANILVMVAIFINRRFHFPIYYLLGNLAAADLFSGIAYLHLMFHTGPWTIKLSKNQWFVRQTLIDSSLTASVLNLLAIALERHQTIFTMQLHSKMTNRRVVLLIALIWGLAIFMGLVPTMGWHCLCDLENCSTMAPMYKRSYLVFWAVLNLFTFSLMVAAYTRIFVYVRHKSQRMSQHTSQIRHKETVFNLMKTVSMILGCFVICWTPGLVLLMLDGLGCESCQVLRYEKYCLVLAECNSLVNPIIYSFRDTDMLQTFKRILCCLCRRGDAGRKDTLSGMRCNTLEQEPYENGDAELVEKTRGAPLILKGTEDMMTSTES encoded by the exons ATGGACAAGTTGACAGACGATGTCCCCGGGTGCTACTACAACCGTACGGTGCAGTTCTTCTACGAACATAGTGGAAAGAACATCAGCGCCCACTGGCGTCCTCGGGACTACGTGGTGGTGAGCCTGGGCATGGGTGTGTCTGTCATCGTCATCCTGGCCAACATCCTGGTCATGGTGGCCATCTTCATCAACCGACGATTCCACTTCCCTATCTACTATCTGCTAG GCAACCTGGCGGCAGCAGACCTGTTCTCAGGTATCGCCTACCTGCACCTGATGTTCCACACTGGGCCCTGGACCATCAAGCTGTCCAAGAACCAGTGGTTTGTCCGCCAG ACCCTGATCGACTCCAGTCTGACAGCATCGGTGTTGAACCTCCTGGCCATCGCCTTGGAGCGTCACCAGACCATCTTCaccatgcag CTCCACAGTAAGATGACCAACCGCCGCGTGGTGCTGCTCATCGCCCTTATCTGGGGCCTAGCCATCTTCATGGGCCTGGTTCCCACCATGGGCTGGCACTGTCTGTGTGACCTGGAAAACTGCTCCACCATGGCCCCCATGTACAAACGCTCCTACCTGGTGTTCTGGGCTGTGCTCAACCTGTTCACCTTCTCTCTCATGGTAGCTGCCTACACCAGGATCTTTGTGTACGTCAGACACAAGAGCCAGAGGATGTCTCAGCACACCAGCCAGATACGACACAAGGAGACTGTGTTCAACCTGATGAAGACTGTTTCTATGATCCTGG gtTGTTTTGTGATCTGCTGGACCCCGGGCCTGGTGTTGTTGATGTTGGATGGTCTGGGCTGTGAATCTTGCCAGGTGCTGCGTTATGAGAAGTACTGTCTGGTCCTGGCTGAGTGTAACTCCCTGGTCAACCCCATCATCTACAGCTTCAGAGACACGGACATGTTACAGACCTTCAAGCGGATCCTCTGCTGCCTGTGTCGCCGCGGCGACGCCGGCCGCAAAGACACGCTGTCCGGCATGCGCTGCAACACCCTGGAGCAAGAG CCGTATGAGAATGGTGATGCGGAGCTGGTGGAGAAGACCAGGGGAGCTCCTCTCATCCTGAAGGGAACAGAGGACATGATGACGTCCACAGAGAGCTGA
- the LOC109885595 gene encoding lysophosphatidic acid receptor 2 isoform X2 has translation MDKLTDDVPGCYYNRTVQFFYEHSGKNISAHWRPRDYVVVSLGMGVSVIVILANILVMVAIFINRRFHFPIYYLLGNLAAADLFSGIAYLHLMFHTGPWTIKLSKNQWFVRQTLIDSSLTASVLNLLAIALERHQTIFTMQLHSKMTNRRVVLLIALIWGLAIFMGLVPTMGWHCLCDLENCSTMAPMYKRSYLVFWAVLNLFTFSLMVAAYTRIFVYVRHKSQRMSQHTSQIRHKETVFNLMKTVSMILGCFVICWTPGLVLLMLDGLGCESCQVLRYEKYCLVLAECNSLVNPIIYSFRDTDMLQTFKRILCCLCRRGDAGRKDTLSGMRCNTLEQERERDVLQRQDLNESG, from the exons ATGGACAAGTTGACAGACGATGTCCCCGGGTGCTACTACAACCGTACGGTGCAGTTCTTCTACGAACATAGTGGAAAGAACATCAGCGCCCACTGGCGTCCTCGGGACTACGTGGTGGTGAGCCTGGGCATGGGTGTGTCTGTCATCGTCATCCTGGCCAACATCCTGGTCATGGTGGCCATCTTCATCAACCGACGATTCCACTTCCCTATCTACTATCTGCTAG GCAACCTGGCGGCAGCAGACCTGTTCTCAGGTATCGCCTACCTGCACCTGATGTTCCACACTGGGCCCTGGACCATCAAGCTGTCCAAGAACCAGTGGTTTGTCCGCCAG ACCCTGATCGACTCCAGTCTGACAGCATCGGTGTTGAACCTCCTGGCCATCGCCTTGGAGCGTCACCAGACCATCTTCaccatgcag CTCCACAGTAAGATGACCAACCGCCGCGTGGTGCTGCTCATCGCCCTTATCTGGGGCCTAGCCATCTTCATGGGCCTGGTTCCCACCATGGGCTGGCACTGTCTGTGTGACCTGGAAAACTGCTCCACCATGGCCCCCATGTACAAACGCTCCTACCTGGTGTTCTGGGCTGTGCTCAACCTGTTCACCTTCTCTCTCATGGTAGCTGCCTACACCAGGATCTTTGTGTACGTCAGACACAAGAGCCAGAGGATGTCTCAGCACACCAGCCAGATACGACACAAGGAGACTGTGTTCAACCTGATGAAGACTGTTTCTATGATCCTGG gtTGTTTTGTGATCTGCTGGACCCCGGGCCTGGTGTTGTTGATGTTGGATGGTCTGGGCTGTGAATCTTGCCAGGTGCTGCGTTATGAGAAGTACTGTCTGGTCCTGGCTGAGTGTAACTCCCTGGTCAACCCCATCATCTACAGCTTCAGAGACACGGACATGTTACAGACCTTCAAGCGGATCCTCTGCTGCCTGTGTCGCCGCGGCGACGCCGGCCGCAAAGACACGCTGTCCGGCATGCGCTGCAACACCCTGGAGCAAGAG agagaaagagacgttCTACAACGCCAAGACTTGAATGAGTCCGGTTGA